A window of Terriglobales bacterium contains these coding sequences:
- the yidC gene encoding membrane protein insertase YidC — MPEYKAPNQETPTGRLMLVFLVTFVILILFQPLMKKFGPQTPAQPPQQQQAQQQPAAAPPAQPATTQPAKPATPATGTAAAKQAAAETETVIESEFYKITFTNRGGQVKSWILKKYSDDKGNPLDIVHQSAAQQYGYPLSLFTYDENLRKQLNSALYVVNATPRGVTYEYSEGGIDVRKSFTFDDSYVAKLDILVTKNGQAVQAFPAWPGGFGDETVPASYAVERIDFHPLQPISRTWYGGSKQVERLDFKSVSGGNTLRQPMYWGGPADQYFAAIFLPDDPTNTTMVTFRNPLKIPKDLNKPDPNQMLTVDILGAAVGNVNGHTTMRFFAGPKNLQVLQATHATAVPGMEAPPDLGTLLDLGMFSFIAKPLFLWLRWTYEHWIANWGWAIVILTIIINLALLPLRLSGMKSALKTAKIQPEMKAIREKYKNIPLRDPRRAEANTKMNQEIAALMKQHGVNPAGGCLPLLIQFPFLIAFYSMLSNTTELRHASWFYLKDLSAPDPYHILPLGIVLSTYFVQKMTPQGGMDPQQQKMMNIMMPVMLGFISWNLSAGLCLYWTVGNIVAMLMQMGLNRTELGREQRALAAKRAAKKAR; from the coding sequence TTGCCTGAATATAAAGCTCCTAACCAGGAAACGCCCACCGGAAGACTCATGCTGGTCTTCCTCGTCACCTTCGTCATCCTGATCCTTTTCCAGCCGTTGATGAAGAAGTTCGGACCGCAGACGCCGGCCCAGCCCCCTCAACAGCAACAAGCCCAGCAACAGCCGGCCGCCGCACCTCCTGCACAGCCCGCCACAACTCAGCCAGCGAAGCCGGCAACGCCCGCCACCGGGACTGCCGCCGCCAAACAGGCCGCGGCTGAAACCGAGACGGTGATCGAGAGCGAGTTTTACAAGATCACCTTTACCAATCGTGGTGGGCAGGTTAAGTCCTGGATCCTGAAGAAGTATTCCGACGACAAGGGCAATCCGCTCGACATCGTGCACCAGTCTGCAGCCCAGCAGTACGGGTATCCGCTTTCGCTCTTCACCTACGACGAGAATCTCCGCAAGCAGTTGAACTCGGCTCTGTACGTGGTAAACGCGACGCCTCGCGGGGTTACGTATGAGTACAGCGAAGGTGGAATCGACGTCCGCAAGTCGTTCACCTTCGACGACAGCTACGTCGCTAAGCTCGATATCCTTGTTACGAAGAATGGCCAGGCCGTACAGGCATTCCCCGCCTGGCCCGGCGGATTCGGTGACGAAACCGTCCCCGCTTCCTACGCCGTTGAGCGCATCGACTTCCACCCGCTACAGCCTATTTCGCGCACCTGGTACGGCGGCTCAAAGCAGGTTGAGCGGCTCGATTTCAAGAGCGTCAGCGGCGGCAACACGCTGCGCCAACCCATGTATTGGGGCGGTCCGGCCGACCAATATTTCGCGGCTATCTTCCTCCCGGATGATCCAACGAACACCACGATGGTCACCTTCCGGAATCCGTTGAAGATTCCGAAAGATCTCAATAAGCCTGACCCGAACCAGATGCTCACTGTGGACATTCTCGGTGCTGCAGTTGGCAACGTGAACGGTCACACCACCATGCGCTTCTTCGCCGGCCCGAAAAACCTGCAGGTTCTACAGGCGACCCACGCCACGGCCGTTCCGGGCATGGAAGCTCCGCCCGATCTCGGCACCTTGCTTGACCTGGGCATGTTCAGCTTTATCGCCAAGCCGCTCTTCCTGTGGCTGCGCTGGACTTACGAGCACTGGATCGCCAACTGGGGATGGGCCATCGTCATCCTGACGATCATCATCAACCTGGCGCTCTTGCCGTTGCGTCTCAGCGGCATGAAGTCGGCCCTCAAGACGGCGAAGATTCAGCCGGAAATGAAGGCCATTCGCGAGAAGTACAAGAACATTCCGTTGCGCGATCCTCGCCGCGCCGAAGCGAATACGAAGATGAACCAGGAAATCGCCGCGCTCATGAAGCAGCACGGCGTCAATCCTGCCGGCGGATGCCTCCCGCTGCTCATCCAGTTCCCCTTCCTGATCGCCTTTTACAGCATGTTGTCGAATACCACGGAACTGCGCCACGCTTCGTGGTTCTACCTGAAGGACCTCTCCGCGCCGGATCCGTACCACATCCTGCCGCTGGGCATCGTCCTTTCCACGTACTTCGTTCAGAAGATGACGCCGCAGGGCGGCATGGACCCGCAGCAACAGAAGATGATGAACATCATGATGCCGGTCATGCTGGGCTTCATCAGTTGGAACCTGTCTGCCGGACTCTGCCTCTACTGGACCGTCGGCAACATCGTCGCCATGCTCATGCAGATGGGCCTGAACCGCACCGAACTCGGACGCGAGCAGCGTGCCCTCGCCGCAAAGCGCGCCGCCAAGAAAGCCCGTTAG
- the rnpA gene encoding ribonuclease P protein component, with protein MNVPRVRFPRTAKLLKHSDFQRVYKTGKRHFSGLMTVFYTPRPDSGSGPRIGFTVPRALGVAVNRNRIKRRMREAVRHNFAGLQSSVDVVFNPKKQVLEADFVQIEQEVKRAFEVIQKAASRMEATNLTKERSTAQ; from the coding sequence GTGAACGTTCCCAGGGTTCGATTTCCACGAACCGCCAAGCTGCTGAAACATTCCGATTTTCAGCGCGTATATAAAACCGGGAAACGGCATTTCTCTGGTCTCATGACGGTGTTTTACACGCCCCGTCCTGATTCCGGTTCCGGGCCCCGTATCGGGTTTACTGTCCCGCGTGCCCTTGGCGTCGCGGTCAATCGCAACCGGATCAAACGCCGGATGCGAGAAGCCGTACGCCATAACTTCGCCGGACTGCAATCGTCCGTGGATGTGGTTTTCAACCCGAAGAAACAGGTTCTCGAAGCCGATTTTGTCCAGATTGAACAGGAAGTGAAGCGCGCCTTCGAAGTTATCCAGAAAGCCGCCTCGCGTATGGAAGCGACAAACCTGACGAAGGAAAGGAGCACCGCCCAGTGA
- the yidD gene encoding membrane protein insertion efficiency factor YidD encodes MIRAYLLLMLRGYKAFLSPMLPNACRFVPTCSEYAMEAISHYGAFRGGYMALWRLLRCHPFSPGGYDPVILSEKPAGTPEVAEECLCSADHPVRAEAVPQPEFTSPTLRPNVWRC; translated from the coding sequence GTGATTCGCGCGTACCTGCTGCTCATGCTGCGCGGATATAAGGCCTTCCTTTCTCCGATGCTTCCCAATGCCTGCCGTTTTGTACCCACCTGCTCCGAATACGCCATGGAGGCCATTTCTCACTACGGCGCGTTCCGCGGCGGATACATGGCGTTATGGCGCCTGTTGCGATGCCATCCGTTTTCTCCAGGTGGATACGACCCCGTCATTCTTTCTGAAAAACCAGCCGGGACACCCGAGGTAGCCGAAGAGTGTCTCTGCTCTGCCGATCATCCGGTACGTGCGGAAGCCGTGCCGCAACCTGAATTCACCAGCCCAACCCTGCGCCCCAATGTGTGGCGCTGCTGA
- the rpmH gene encoding 50S ribosomal protein L34, with protein sequence MPKRTFQPNRRRRSKVHGFRSRMKTKSGAAVLSRRRAKGRKRVSVKPGFRE encoded by the coding sequence ATGCCGAAGCGCACGTTTCAACCCAACCGTCGTCGCCGCTCCAAGGTGCACGGGTTCCGTAGCCGTATGAAAACAAAGAGCGGAGCGGCCGTTTTGTCGCGCCGGCGAGCCAAGGGACGCAAGCGCGTCTCCGTTAAGCCAGGCTTCCGCGAATAG
- a CDS encoding tetratricopeptide repeat protein, translating to MRIHKAAFALVLAASTSVGQTGAAGTGQAPAQSAPETNASTVLGPKTPDRSAAYYHYTLAHMYEELVSIYQSSEFANKAIEEYRLAIENDPSSEYLNSGLAELYAKTGRIRDAVMEAQEIIKRDPNNLEARKLLGRIYLRGLGDLQSGAQSQEILKRAIEQYEQIARIEPKSIDNHILLGRLYRLNNDLLKAENEFKTAVSLQPDSEEAVTMLAYLYNDEGDSKRAAEVLTAIPEAQRTTKLYSALGYTYEQQHEYGKAVEAYRAAVKLDKDNLEARRGLAQNLLNDNQHDAALEQFRTIVDADPHDAQSHLRIAELYRRTGNFDKAIEALKRAEAEVQDSLEVPYNMAVIYQAQGKYDEATRVLQNLLKKTEKADGNYTAGEKNNRSVFLERLGSLYRDQGKTAPAVETFRRMLDLGNESAVRAYQQLIDTYRDAKDWKAATATAQEAVEKIPSDRNLKLVLAGQLADMGESDAALEKAKSLLKGTPEDREVYIALAQMYSRLRRWPDAEQSISKALEFSTKPDEKEYVNFILASIYERQKKYDMAEETFRKVLANDPDNAVALNYLGYMLADRGVRLEEALNYIKKALQLDPQNGAYLDSLGWAYFKMGNYDLAEVNLRKAVEKVNNDPTVLDHLGDLYQKTDRLKLAAATWERALQEWNKTIPAEVEQSDVAKVQKKLDAARVRLAKDSSAAPVSKQ from the coding sequence CGGAGACCAACGCTTCCACCGTTTTGGGTCCCAAAACCCCGGATCGCTCAGCGGCTTACTACCATTACACGCTCGCCCATATGTATGAGGAGCTGGTTTCGATCTACCAAAGCTCCGAGTTTGCGAACAAGGCCATTGAAGAGTACCGGCTGGCAATCGAGAACGATCCCTCTTCGGAGTACCTGAATTCCGGTTTGGCCGAGCTTTACGCGAAGACCGGGCGGATCCGTGACGCGGTCATGGAAGCCCAGGAAATCATTAAGCGCGATCCCAATAACCTGGAAGCACGGAAGCTGCTTGGGCGTATTTATCTGCGTGGCTTGGGCGACCTGCAGAGCGGAGCGCAGTCGCAGGAGATCCTGAAACGCGCCATCGAACAGTACGAGCAGATTGCCCGCATTGAGCCGAAGAGCATTGATAACCACATCCTGCTCGGACGGCTGTACCGGCTCAACAACGACCTGCTGAAGGCGGAAAACGAGTTCAAGACGGCGGTTTCGCTACAGCCGGATTCGGAAGAAGCCGTCACGATGCTGGCATACCTCTATAACGATGAGGGCGACAGCAAGCGCGCGGCTGAGGTGCTAACTGCCATTCCTGAAGCCCAGCGGACCACGAAACTTTATTCCGCGCTGGGATACACGTACGAGCAGCAGCATGAGTACGGCAAGGCAGTGGAAGCGTATCGCGCGGCGGTGAAGCTGGATAAAGACAATCTGGAAGCCCGACGCGGCCTGGCGCAGAACCTGCTGAACGATAACCAGCACGACGCCGCGCTTGAGCAGTTCCGCACGATTGTGGATGCGGATCCGCATGACGCGCAGAGCCATCTGCGGATTGCTGAGCTCTACCGTCGTACGGGAAACTTCGATAAGGCGATTGAGGCTCTGAAGCGCGCCGAAGCGGAAGTACAGGATTCGCTGGAAGTGCCGTACAACATGGCGGTGATTTACCAGGCGCAGGGCAAGTACGACGAAGCGACCCGCGTACTGCAGAACCTGCTCAAGAAGACGGAAAAGGCCGACGGCAACTACACCGCCGGCGAAAAGAACAACCGGTCGGTCTTCCTAGAGCGGCTGGGAAGCCTGTATCGCGATCAGGGCAAAACCGCTCCGGCGGTCGAGACATTTCGCCGGATGCTGGACCTTGGGAACGAGAGCGCCGTCCGGGCTTACCAGCAACTGATTGACACGTATCGGGACGCCAAGGACTGGAAGGCTGCCACGGCGACCGCACAGGAAGCTGTCGAGAAGATACCGAGCGATCGTAATTTGAAGCTGGTGCTGGCAGGACAGTTGGCGGATATGGGTGAGTCCGACGCAGCTCTCGAGAAGGCGAAGAGCCTGCTGAAAGGCACGCCGGAAGATCGCGAGGTCTACATTGCACTGGCGCAGATGTATTCGCGCCTGCGCCGCTGGCCCGACGCGGAACAGTCCATCTCCAAGGCGCTGGAGTTTTCGACGAAGCCGGATGAGAAGGAGTATGTGAACTTCATCCTGGCGTCAATTTACGAGCGCCAAAAGAAGTACGACATGGCGGAAGAAACCTTCCGAAAAGTGCTTGCTAACGATCCGGATAACGCTGTGGCGCTGAATTACCTGGGCTACATGCTGGCGGACCGAGGTGTGCGTCTGGAGGAAGCGCTTAACTACATCAAGAAGGCGCTGCAGTTGGATCCGCAGAACGGCGCTTACCTGGATTCGCTGGGCTGGGCCTACTTCAAGATGGGCAACTACGATCTTGCCGAAGTGAACCTGCGCAAGGCAGTGGAGAAGGTGAACAACGATCCGACGGTGCTGGACCACCTGGGCGACCTCTACCAGAAGACCGACCGTTTAAAACTGGCTGCAGCAACATGGGAACGGGCATTGCAGGAGTGGAACAAAACCATTCCCGCGGAAGTGGAACAGTCGGATGTCGCAAAGGTACAGAAGAAACTGGACGCGGCGCGGGTTCGCCTGGCGAAGGATTCGTCGGCGGCACCGGTTTCCAAGCAGTAA